In uncultured Methanobacterium sp., a genomic segment contains:
- a CDS encoding ABC-ATPase domain-containing protein yields the protein MEQKAKIVSILNRIDGRGYKAYLDLKGSYDFDLFSLTIQHVQRDPFASPSRLVVEVYENSFPAELYQNSARKIALEDYISRAFRMGIGKFTDNRRGSGKSGIVHIDAGNQEILQRSSVNIFPDKLEIRFQLGLPARGRRIMGREAQRILMKILPEIVSYSCCYKNLPSDELIHHVQTFEDAEYLRSQLKEQDLVAFIADGAILPRESGVSDRPLSNALPFKSPLSLQVAMETGQECSVIGMGIPEGVSLIVGGGYHGKSTLLRAVELGVYNHIPGDGREQVVTRADAVKIRAEDGRRVEKVDVSSFIHNPPRIGDTTNFSTDNASGSTSQAANIIESLEAGSKLLLFDEDTSATNFMIRDERMQRLVKKDKEPITPFIDRVDELYMDHGVSSVLVMGGSGDYFQKADTVIMMDNYQPHNVTMEARKISEEMQVNRETESQGKFSYRQRYPHSGSIKPYKGKRLKLDSRGVFNLIIGSQTVDLSQVEQLVESGQTRAISYALYQFHKNFVQNHEGNSVKNGSKTRNMAGVLDYLEKRISNEGLDFLAPDGRDRPHNLTKPRRYEIAAAMNRLRTFKVDN from the coding sequence ATGGAACAGAAAGCAAAAATAGTCTCCATTTTAAATCGAATTGATGGAAGAGGATACAAAGCGTATCTGGATCTTAAGGGTAGTTATGATTTTGATTTATTTTCACTCACAATTCAACACGTGCAGAGGGATCCCTTTGCCAGCCCTTCCAGGTTAGTAGTGGAAGTTTATGAGAATTCATTCCCTGCCGAACTTTACCAGAACAGTGCCCGGAAGATTGCACTGGAAGATTACATTTCCCGGGCCTTCAGGATGGGTATTGGAAAGTTCACAGACAACCGGCGAGGAAGTGGGAAAAGTGGTATTGTTCATATTGATGCAGGTAATCAGGAAATACTCCAGCGCAGCAGTGTGAATATCTTTCCAGATAAGTTAGAGATACGTTTCCAGCTGGGTTTACCCGCCAGGGGCAGGAGAATAATGGGGCGTGAAGCTCAGAGGATATTGATGAAGATTTTGCCTGAAATTGTTTCCTATTCCTGTTGTTATAAGAATCTTCCTTCAGATGAATTAATCCACCATGTTCAAACTTTTGAAGATGCAGAGTACCTGCGTAGCCAGCTTAAAGAGCAGGATTTGGTGGCTTTCATTGCAGATGGTGCTATTCTTCCCCGAGAAAGTGGTGTTTCAGATAGGCCACTTTCTAATGCCTTGCCTTTCAAATCACCACTGTCACTCCAGGTTGCTATGGAAACAGGACAGGAGTGTTCTGTTATAGGTATGGGTATTCCAGAAGGTGTTAGTCTTATTGTGGGTGGAGGTTACCATGGAAAGTCCACTTTACTCCGGGCTGTGGAGCTGGGTGTGTACAACCATATTCCGGGAGATGGCAGAGAACAGGTGGTTACCAGGGCAGATGCGGTTAAAATCAGGGCCGAAGATGGACGCCGTGTTGAAAAGGTTGATGTTAGTAGTTTTATTCATAATCCTCCGAGAATTGGGGATACAACTAATTTTTCCACGGATAATGCCTCGGGTTCTACCTCGCAGGCTGCCAACATTATCGAATCACTGGAAGCAGGATCCAAACTTCTTTTATTTGATGAAGATACTTCAGCTACTAACTTTATGATTCGAGATGAGAGAATGCAGCGCCTGGTTAAAAAGGATAAAGAGCCAATCACACCATTTATTGACCGGGTTGATGAGCTTTACATGGACCATGGAGTTTCTTCAGTACTGGTAATGGGTGGTTCTGGTGATTACTTCCAGAAGGCAGACACTGTGATTATGATGGATAATTACCAGCCCCACAACGTCACCATGGAGGCCAGGAAGATTTCAGAAGAAATGCAGGTTAATCGTGAAACAGAATCACAGGGTAAATTCAGTTACAGGCAGCGTTATCCTCACTCTGGATCCATCAAACCGTATAAAGGAAAACGATTGAAGCTGGATAGTAGGGGTGTTTTTAATCTGATTATTGGTTCTCAAACAGTTGATCTTTCCCAGGTAGAGCAGCTGGTTGAATCCGGACAGACTAGAGCCATCAGTTACGCTCTTTACCAGTTCCATAAAAACTTTGTGCAGAATCATGAGGGAAATTCTGTTAAGAATGGTTCTAAAACCAGGAATATGGCCGGTGTTCTTGATTATCTGGAAAAGCGGATCAGCAATGAAGGACTTGATTTTCTGGCACCAGATGGACGTGATCGGCCACATAACCTCACAAAACCACGCAGGTACGAGATTGCTGCAGCTATGAATCGCCTGCGAACATTTAAAGTGGATAATTAA